A genome region from Nicotiana tabacum cultivar K326 chromosome 13, ASM71507v2, whole genome shotgun sequence includes the following:
- the LOC107788325 gene encoding putative Histone-lysine N-methyltransferase ATXR5: MAPPSSASPRALSRPVAQRKLRPSADSSESYRRRRRPRPRLSVSPPPKKFRSMEEIMRVAKRVQLPPDDDSEDDGNDGEDDLCEQCGSGERPEELLLCDKCNKGFHMLCLRPIVVRVPIGPWHCPYCSGDQNRIIKSFSQKKIVDFFGIQKGSQVMVKCTSAQDSRKRRKRCSLVFHKRRRRLLPFTPTEDPPRRRVQMTSLASALTALNMEFSDELTYMPDMAPRSANCAKFESGGMQVLSKEDTETLEQCRTMCKRGEWPPLMVVFDSREGYTVEADGPIKDLTIIAEYTGEVDYIRNRQEDDCDSMMTLLLARDPSRSLVICPDKRGNITRFINGINNHTPEGKKKQNLKCVRYNVNGECRVLLVAVRDIAKGERLYYDYNGYEHEYPTHHFV; encoded by the exons ATGGCTCCACCGAGCTCGGCATCGCCGAGGGCGTTATCCAGGCCGGTAGCTCAAAGGAAACTCCGTCCTTCAGCTGACTCATCGGAGAGCTACCGCCGGCGACGGCGTCCGCGGCCGAGGTTATCGGTATCGCCGCCGCCGAAGAAATTCAGGTCGATGGAAGAGATCATGAGAGTGGCGAAGCGCGTGCAGTTGCCGCCGGACGACGACAGCGAAGACGACGGCAACGACGGCGAGGATGATTTGTGCGAGCAATGTGGCTCAGGGGAAAGGCCGGAGGAGCTGTTACTGTGTGATAAATGTAACAAAGGGTTTCATATGTTATGCCTTCGGCCTATTGTAGTTCGCGTTCCAATTGGACCCTGGCATTGTCCTTATTGCTCTGGTGATCAAAATCGCATAATCAAAA GTTTTTCACAAAAGAAGATAGTTGATTTCTTTGGGATTCAGAAAGGCAGTCAAGTGATGGTAAAATGTACATCTGCTCAAG ATAGCAGAAAACGTCGGAAGCGCTGCTCACTAGTTTTCCACAAGAGACGCAGAAGGCTATTGCCATTTACTCCAACAGAAGATCCTCCCCGGAGGCGAGTTCAAATGACATCTCTTGCTTCTGCACTGACGGCTCTCAATATGGAATTCAGCGATGAGCTTACTTACATGCCTGATATGGCTCCTAGATCTGCTAACTGTGCTAAGTTTGAAAGTGGTGGAATGCAG GTTCTCTCAAAAGAAGATACTGAAACCCTGGAGCAGTGCAGAACTATGTGCAAAAGAGGCGAATGGCCTCCTCTCATGGTAGTTTTTGATTCTCGTGAAGG CTATACTGTAGAAGCTGATGGGCCTATAAAGGACCTGACAATAATAGCAGAATACACTGGCGAAGTGGATTATATCAGGAATCGGCAGGAGGACGATTGTGATAGCATGATGACCCTTCTTTTAGCTAGAGACCCATCAAGAAGTCTCGTTATCTGCCCTGATAAGCGTGGAAACATTACTCGGTTCATTAATGGCATAAATAACCATACACC GGAGGGTAAGAAGAAGCAGAACCTGAAATGCGTGAGATACAATGTAAATGGTGAATGCCGCGTTCTTTTGGTTGCGGTTCGTGATATAGCTAAGGGAGAGCGGCTGTACTATGATTATAATGGATATGAGCATGAATATCCAACACATCATTTTGTTTAA
- the LOC107788326 gene encoding uncharacterized protein LOC107788326 isoform X3 gives MEWGRKLNSCKLKAKRIDKAKHDAIGAVQSATTLSPFHGLQKERPSFHETKENKDIGERCGDVCYSEQQIESVKAGNTPLVGKRQEAYCLTLNKEEDGMVQRSQLRGDSSLRDPKSAQSPIEIGKQQDIRKRRRRFVVLDDDSDSEGEGGAVGGYFSSSISDEHYFPLDNSYNGPQLESANYLPAQPVIEPIWRGCFLFNREREASINILAHISDKACENAAKAAKGLPMNLDVKILAKSDVWPKSFLRSPPTDNSIALYLFPELERDENCYDALLEEAIENDLAMSATIDDLEMLIFSSRELPQKDWRIRRKYYLWGVFRAKKRSRPNIPTLTANFIAQSSSTQNAAQSLMSPLSVLEGVNSREDLASPLSSCSNSISTKDSPDMLNAKKQDVEQQHDKCRIQTACDIYVSTQGEKLSLICNKGVMFITVQPSFGYK, from the exons ATGGAATGGGGAAGAAAGCTTAACAGTTGTAAACTAAAAGCTAAAAGAATAGATAAGGCTAAACATGATGCAATTGGAGCAGTCCAATCAGCTACAACCCTTAGTCCTTTTCACGGTTTGCAAAAGGAGAGGCCTTCATTTCATGAAACTAAAGAAAACAAAGACATTGGAGAACGATGTGGAGATGTATGCTATTCTGAACAGCAAATTGAATCAGTAAAAGCAGGGAACACTCCACTAGTAGGAAAGCGCCAGGAGGCTTATTGTTTAACATTGAACAAAGAGGAAGATGGAATGGTGCAAAGATCTCAATTAAGAGGTGACTCTTCTCTGCGAGATCCAAAGAGTGCTCAATCGcctattgaaattggaaaacagCAAGATATCAGAAAGCGAAGGAGGAGGTTTGTAGTTCTTGATGATGACAGTGATTCTGAGGGAGAAGGTGGGGCAGTTGGTggatatttttcttcttcaatctcTGATGAGCATTATTTTCCACTCGACAATTCATATAATGGACCTCAATTAGAATCTGCGAATTATTTGCCTGCGCAGCCAGTTATTGAGCCCATTTGGAG GGGATGTTTTCTCTTCAATAGAGAAAGGGAAGCCAGTATAAATATCTTAGCTCATATATCAGACAAAGCCTGTGAAAATGCAGCTAAAGCAGCAAAGGGGCTTCCAATGAATCTTGATGTAAAAATTCTGGCCAAGAGTGATGTATGGCCGAAGAGTTTCCTGAGGTCGCCACCAACAGACAACAGTATTGCTCTGTATCTCTTCCCCGAGCTTGAAAG GGATGAAAATTGTTATGATGCTCTGTTGGAAGAGGCAATTGAAAATGATCTCGCAATGAGCGCCACGATTGATGACTTGGAGATGTTGATATTTTCATCTCGTGAATTGCCACAGAAAGACTGGA GGATTCGTAGAAAATACTATTTGTGGGGCGTGTTTAGAGCCAAGAAGCGTTCACGTCCAAATATACCGACACTGACTGCTAACTTCATTGCACAAAGTAGCAGCACCCAGAATGCAGCCCAGAGTTTGATGAGTCCGTTGAGCGTATTGGAAGGTGTGAATAGTCGGGAGGACTTGGCAAGTCCCTTGAGCTCCTGTTCTAACAGTATTTCTACAAAAGATTCTCCTGATATGTTGAACGCAAAGAAGCAAGATGTTGAACAGCAGCATGACAAATGCAGAATACAAACAGCATGTGATATTTATGTCTCTACACAAGGTGAAAAGTTGTCTCTCATTTGCAACAAAGGGGTAATGTTCATAACTGTACAGCCCTCTTTTGGGTACAAATAG
- the LOC107788326 gene encoding PHD finger-containing protein 1-like isoform X1, translating into MDSSKCGSGSGSGSGSASRTVCLTCGDEGDAKLLIYCFKCHDSAVPHYCLEKFSVDDDSIDWICCDCALTVAKVEGLRKSERITVQKIRAIDVRMEWGRKLNSCKLKAKRIDKAKHDAIGAVQSATTLSPFHGLQKERPSFHETKENKDIGERCGDVCYSEQQIESVKAGNTPLVGKRQEAYCLTLNKEEDGMVQRSQLRGDSSLRDPKSAQSPIEIGKQQDIRKRRRRFVVLDDDSDSEGEGGAVGGYFSSSISDEHYFPLDNSYNGPQLESANYLPAQPVIEPIWRGCFLFNREREASINILAHISDKACENAAKAAKGLPMNLDVKILAKSDVWPKSFLRSPPTDNSIALYLFPELERDENCYDALLEEAIENDLAMSATIDDLEMLIFSSRELPQKDWRIRRKYYLWGVFRAKKRSRPNIPTLTANFIAQSSSTQNAAQSLMSPLSVLEGVNSREDLASPLSSCSNSISTKDSPDMLNAKKQDVEQQHDKCRIQTACDIYVSTQGEKLSLICNKGVMFITVQPSFGYK; encoded by the exons ATGGATTCTTCCAAATGCGGGTCCGGGTCTGGGTCTGGGTCTGGTTCTGCTTCG agAACTGTTTGTCTAACATGTGGGGATGAAGGAGATGCCAAGCTTCTTATTTACTGCTTCAAGTGTCACGATTCTGCTGTACCTCA CTATTGTCTAGAAAAATTCTCCGTTGATGATGACAGTATCGATTGGATATGTTGCGATTGTGCTCTCACAGTTGCTAAGGTTGAAGGGTTGAGAAAGAGTGAACGGATAACTGTGCAAAAGATTCGTGCTATTGATGTTCGAATGGAATGGGGAAGAAAGCTTAACAGTTGTAAACTAAAAGCTAAAAGAATAGATAAGGCTAAACATGATGCAATTGGAGCAGTCCAATCAGCTACAACCCTTAGTCCTTTTCACGGTTTGCAAAAGGAGAGGCCTTCATTTCATGAAACTAAAGAAAACAAAGACATTGGAGAACGATGTGGAGATGTATGCTATTCTGAACAGCAAATTGAATCAGTAAAAGCAGGGAACACTCCACTAGTAGGAAAGCGCCAGGAGGCTTATTGTTTAACATTGAACAAAGAGGAAGATGGAATGGTGCAAAGATCTCAATTAAGAGGTGACTCTTCTCTGCGAGATCCAAAGAGTGCTCAATCGcctattgaaattggaaaacagCAAGATATCAGAAAGCGAAGGAGGAGGTTTGTAGTTCTTGATGATGACAGTGATTCTGAGGGAGAAGGTGGGGCAGTTGGTggatatttttcttcttcaatctcTGATGAGCATTATTTTCCACTCGACAATTCATATAATGGACCTCAATTAGAATCTGCGAATTATTTGCCTGCGCAGCCAGTTATTGAGCCCATTTGGAG GGGATGTTTTCTCTTCAATAGAGAAAGGGAAGCCAGTATAAATATCTTAGCTCATATATCAGACAAAGCCTGTGAAAATGCAGCTAAAGCAGCAAAGGGGCTTCCAATGAATCTTGATGTAAAAATTCTGGCCAAGAGTGATGTATGGCCGAAGAGTTTCCTGAGGTCGCCACCAACAGACAACAGTATTGCTCTGTATCTCTTCCCCGAGCTTGAAAG GGATGAAAATTGTTATGATGCTCTGTTGGAAGAGGCAATTGAAAATGATCTCGCAATGAGCGCCACGATTGATGACTTGGAGATGTTGATATTTTCATCTCGTGAATTGCCACAGAAAGACTGGA GGATTCGTAGAAAATACTATTTGTGGGGCGTGTTTAGAGCCAAGAAGCGTTCACGTCCAAATATACCGACACTGACTGCTAACTTCATTGCACAAAGTAGCAGCACCCAGAATGCAGCCCAGAGTTTGATGAGTCCGTTGAGCGTATTGGAAGGTGTGAATAGTCGGGAGGACTTGGCAAGTCCCTTGAGCTCCTGTTCTAACAGTATTTCTACAAAAGATTCTCCTGATATGTTGAACGCAAAGAAGCAAGATGTTGAACAGCAGCATGACAAATGCAGAATACAAACAGCATGTGATATTTATGTCTCTACACAAGGTGAAAAGTTGTCTCTCATTTGCAACAAAGGGGTAATGTTCATAACTGTACAGCCCTCTTTTGGGTACAAATAG
- the LOC107788326 gene encoding uncharacterized protein LOC107788326 isoform X2 has translation MKEMPSFLFTASSVTILLYLRAFHFVVLYFCSYCLEKFSVDDDSIDWICCDCALTVAKVEGLRKSERITVQKIRAIDVRMEWGRKLNSCKLKAKRIDKAKHDAIGAVQSATTLSPFHGLQKERPSFHETKENKDIGERCGDVCYSEQQIESVKAGNTPLVGKRQEAYCLTLNKEEDGMVQRSQLRGDSSLRDPKSAQSPIEIGKQQDIRKRRRRFVVLDDDSDSEGEGGAVGGYFSSSISDEHYFPLDNSYNGPQLESANYLPAQPVIEPIWRGCFLFNREREASINILAHISDKACENAAKAAKGLPMNLDVKILAKSDVWPKSFLRSPPTDNSIALYLFPELERDENCYDALLEEAIENDLAMSATIDDLEMLIFSSRELPQKDWRIRRKYYLWGVFRAKKRSRPNIPTLTANFIAQSSSTQNAAQSLMSPLSVLEGVNSREDLASPLSSCSNSISTKDSPDMLNAKKQDVEQQHDKCRIQTACDIYVSTQGEKLSLICNKGVMFITVQPSFGYK, from the exons ATGAAGGAGATGCCAAGCTTCTTATTTACTGCTTCAAGTGTCACGATTCTGCTGTACCTCA GAGCATTTCATTTCGTTGTTCTTTACTTTTGCAGCTATTGTCTAGAAAAATTCTCCGTTGATGATGACAGTATCGATTGGATATGTTGCGATTGTGCTCTCACAGTTGCTAAGGTTGAAGGGTTGAGAAAGAGTGAACGGATAACTGTGCAAAAGATTCGTGCTATTGATGTTCGAATGGAATGGGGAAGAAAGCTTAACAGTTGTAAACTAAAAGCTAAAAGAATAGATAAGGCTAAACATGATGCAATTGGAGCAGTCCAATCAGCTACAACCCTTAGTCCTTTTCACGGTTTGCAAAAGGAGAGGCCTTCATTTCATGAAACTAAAGAAAACAAAGACATTGGAGAACGATGTGGAGATGTATGCTATTCTGAACAGCAAATTGAATCAGTAAAAGCAGGGAACACTCCACTAGTAGGAAAGCGCCAGGAGGCTTATTGTTTAACATTGAACAAAGAGGAAGATGGAATGGTGCAAAGATCTCAATTAAGAGGTGACTCTTCTCTGCGAGATCCAAAGAGTGCTCAATCGcctattgaaattggaaaacagCAAGATATCAGAAAGCGAAGGAGGAGGTTTGTAGTTCTTGATGATGACAGTGATTCTGAGGGAGAAGGTGGGGCAGTTGGTggatatttttcttcttcaatctcTGATGAGCATTATTTTCCACTCGACAATTCATATAATGGACCTCAATTAGAATCTGCGAATTATTTGCCTGCGCAGCCAGTTATTGAGCCCATTTGGAG GGGATGTTTTCTCTTCAATAGAGAAAGGGAAGCCAGTATAAATATCTTAGCTCATATATCAGACAAAGCCTGTGAAAATGCAGCTAAAGCAGCAAAGGGGCTTCCAATGAATCTTGATGTAAAAATTCTGGCCAAGAGTGATGTATGGCCGAAGAGTTTCCTGAGGTCGCCACCAACAGACAACAGTATTGCTCTGTATCTCTTCCCCGAGCTTGAAAG GGATGAAAATTGTTATGATGCTCTGTTGGAAGAGGCAATTGAAAATGATCTCGCAATGAGCGCCACGATTGATGACTTGGAGATGTTGATATTTTCATCTCGTGAATTGCCACAGAAAGACTGGA GGATTCGTAGAAAATACTATTTGTGGGGCGTGTTTAGAGCCAAGAAGCGTTCACGTCCAAATATACCGACACTGACTGCTAACTTCATTGCACAAAGTAGCAGCACCCAGAATGCAGCCCAGAGTTTGATGAGTCCGTTGAGCGTATTGGAAGGTGTGAATAGTCGGGAGGACTTGGCAAGTCCCTTGAGCTCCTGTTCTAACAGTATTTCTACAAAAGATTCTCCTGATATGTTGAACGCAAAGAAGCAAGATGTTGAACAGCAGCATGACAAATGCAGAATACAAACAGCATGTGATATTTATGTCTCTACACAAGGTGAAAAGTTGTCTCTCATTTGCAACAAAGGGGTAATGTTCATAACTGTACAGCCCTCTTTTGGGTACAAATAG